The Toxorhynchites rutilus septentrionalis strain SRP chromosome 1, ASM2978413v1, whole genome shotgun sequence genome contains the following window.
gtgtaacatggatagaaaacattcaattaaactctttcacatgaatatattttgaaaattcccaaaggaactggcagattattttccagcaatgattagatctttccggaactttctcgatgctgaatggcatcctaacggaaagagttctgcgcgtgtatgtgtcgatccttcgccgtccacctgctccagcacgttaggcaacgatgttgtcttgtcgatgtcctcacgaaaaattaatgtgcctcaccaccagaatatcgcttaagtatgctttttgtgtgtgattgaatcgagagaaggtgtggtttacgatggcaatttggaaggcaaactagaggggaatgaactctctgagctcggaactttcggcgactgagcaataatcgattgcgggcgcatacaatattggatacggaaatatcctactgatggggaagaataatcttctgaagctatcctgttaattgcgattgattgaaaaaccacaaaaccaaatgtatttggtcacagtgttacatggatagaaaacattcaattaaactctttcacatgaatatattttgaaaattcccaaaggaactggcagattattttcagtaacgattagatatttccacattttcctcgatactggaagcccaccagtggttaatgccaactcgataaccacctgttaatagccgcgcgtgtatgtgtgtgtagcgatgtcttcccagggaaccgtttgtggcatcactctcctcctgatagattcccttctggcctagggtgcacaaacaggctcttggtgacaccgttcatccgcgctttcatgataaataaagagcttcaccgcaacagcgacaacatgctccaatcgctgttcaattagaactgagtggatttccgagcgccgctcgcttatataccgattggtgatttcaatagcctgttttgaaagcaattttaagactattgaaacaagtttttggatcaagaagtaacaagtatataacgcgtagacattttatctttcgaatgaagtgtttatcataccatttcgttcagttgtttcggagctattaacgctcaaaatctcggtctccggcgtaacgctttcgttttcgaaactttgattttacaccccggtatagaaatgaaagacgtagtcctacgtcaaaaaacgtgAGTTGATCGGTGGAGATATTTTTCATTTAAGAAAATTACTTTATGATTTCAACAGGGCTGTGGAgtcggaaaaaaaattcttgactcCGACTCCAACTCCAACTACGTCTCCtgttagaaaaatgaaaaaaactcgaGATCAGGTTTTTCTACCATATTAACCTTACAGTGAAGgaaatatatacagggttttccatttcgggcttccgaaagtatacagccctgcgctgacaaccgtttgacatagctgtcaaccaaagcgtcatatcgttagttgaatatctgtcattttacaatatggatcgttttagcatcgcacaacgtattAATTTTgctaaattatactataaaaatgatgaaaaaccggcaaatgtttttcgagcattacggacggattttggtcgtcatggacggcctacagagcacacaatcgctaatgtagtgcgtaaattcgaacaaaccgGATCCGTagtggatattgtgaaacctgtgcatcatcgtaatgtgcgttcggccgaaaatattgctgctgttgctgccagtatggaggatgacccgaatgtttcgattccacggcgtgctcagcaattgggcttgtcaaacacatcattgtggcgaattttgcatttggacttgcacctacatccatataaagtccaactggtagaaaaattagagcgtggtaaccatggtatgcgtcgggcatacgtcgattgagtgaacgaacaacagcagcaaaatgctgaattttcgcatcaaattttcttcagcgatgaggcacatttcgagctcggtggctatgtgaacacccaaaatttccgtatatggggctcagaaaatccacacgtgattatttagaggccattgcatccgccaaaagtcactgtttggtgcgcattatggtctggtggagtcatcgggccgtatttcttcgaaattgaggacggcgagacggtaactgtgaatggtgagcgctatggccgcatgttaccCTTTTTTtattgccacaaattgaagatatggatacggatgacatgtggtttcggcaggacggcgccacgtgccacacaacacgaccgaacatggccatattgcgaacgaaatttgagggacgcataattccgcgttttggtgatgccaattggccgtccagatcatgcgatttgaacccgctagacttttttttgtggggttatgcgaaagaccgtgtctatgccaactctccgcaaactcttgaacatttgaaagacaacattcgtgaagttatgaccgagataccgccccatatgtgccgaaaagtcatcgaaaattaaatgttccggatcaaggtgtgcgaggaagccctaggtgaacatttgaatgatgttgtatttcacacataatggcataaaccaaacttcaatttgaaataaaaatttcatcgaaattcgaattctaagtgtgttttatttcaatttactttcggaatttaaaattggaaaaccctgtactagaggagtttcatgccaactcgactggccgttggcagcaccatctcagatagcagtgaaacgttgtgggtgtaaacacacgggtcatttaagcaactttgcatacttgaaatattctaaaaataatctatggaaaaaaacaatttcttttctttgttgtttacaaaaatttataacttaaaaactatgatacctacgaaattcttgtcaaaggatgaaatgtaggaaaaaataccaaacattttTTAGAAAAAGATTTTGCTGGAAAAAAggttaatttatttttctcaaaaacattttttttaaattccaaaaaatatatgtagGAATAGCACTTattatttccaacaagtcgtccatacatcggaagatgggcatttttacagggaaaaagtttttcgaacaacaactatttcatgttttctttgaaaaaatacaactaattctaattttgtttaaagtcaagatagcgatataatgtattcgacaaagttttagatcttattgaaatataaacttttgtcgaagacatcaactttctatcttttatagtttttggaatataagtaatttttgtatgaagactcctgaagaaaataatgttttgctcgtaacatttttgtgtgtaaattctcacgtttgacatgttcttgacatgtttctaaatagagaaaagttagcagagcatgtaaattgcgataatttatacatagaaatgttacgaattaaacattaatagtatttttttcaaagagaaaattaaaaagttgttgttcgaaaaactttttccatgtaaatatgCTCATCGTCCGATGTGtggaaaacttgttgaaaattataagaactaaaattttagtcaaagaatggaatgtaggaaattattttggttttcattaaaaattatcaaagaattttttggaaaaaaaaatttcattgaaaaaaaaatattttgaaaatttttctcgaaaacaattggttttaaaattctgaaaaaaatagatataaatagcctttattacatttacatggaaaaagtttttcgaacaacaactttttcatgtttcctttgaaaaaatgctattaatgttcaattcgttacatttttatgtatacaatatcgcaatttacatgctctgctaacttgtcatgtcaagaacatgtcaaacgtgagaatttacagacaaaaatgttacgagcaaaacattatttttctcaggagtcttcatacaaaaatgacttatattccaaaaactataaaagatagaaagttgatgtcgtcgacaaaagtttatattttaacaagatctaaaactttgtcgaggGTTCAACACACATTTTAGTGTGTGCTTCTTCAATCACAATGCAACTGCTATCTTGTCGCTTATAAATAACGTAAATAGCTGTGGTTGACCAACACACAAGCAAACGGTTCGAACGTGAATAGGAAATTAATACGatcatgaaataaaattttgttttattagcTAAATATTGGTCGGAGTCGGTAATATttttccgactccgactccgactccttaCACAATGAAATTCCTTCAGAACTCTGTTCTGCTTGAAAATGCTTTTTATATGAATAAGGCGTTTCGGTGCCTTATGATACTGAGCATATCAAAAATATTGGAATCTATCTATCAATCTAAATCTGGATTGTGGACCTGCTAGCCTTGACATAAGCGCACACTTCTGCTATACATTCAAATTCAATCTCTGTAAAACATACAAacaatttgtttaaaaaaaaacgttcagTTTCGATATAATCTAAGACAACGAAACATCCGATGAAGTTGGAGCATCCCTACTTTCGCTACTACAACGATAACAGAAATGCCAAAATCTGTTCTTTTTTTCCACGATATTGCGAGATTCTCTCTTCCCTTCGTcctgaacacaaaaaaaatcgcgttcGGCGAAATTCTTTCACAGGCAGTGACTGAGAGCGTGAATAAGATCACGATCCTCATTGTGGCAATGCTAGGTTCGATATTTATTTCGGATTTAGAACTCTCCTCAGCGTGAAACGGCAAACAGCAAACCTTCAATGAAACATTTTGGTACAAACACTTTCGAACAAATTGTCGAACCGGATAACATCGAAATAGGGaggcaaaaaaataaaaaaacaactatCACAACGTGCGGCTTTGCGTCAACATGGAGGAATAATTTCCATGTTGTTTCCCCCAGCAGCTATATTTGATGTGCCATCCCAAATCGGCTTTTCACATTTTTGGCCAATACATCTTCAAAGGTTTTAGTCTGGAAGAAAGCCACAAAACTGTTATCCCGAAGAGCAACAAATATGAAATTAACCATCGACTCCGCTAAAACATTTGAAGTACAGTATGGTGACGAcggtaaaaaaaatttcagctcTTTTACGAGATAACCTATTTAAAGGACGATGAATTTCCGGCTTCCAAATACGGGTGTTTATCTTTTCCCGCAAACAAAATCACTTCGCAAGTGGCAACACGACTGAATGGAGGAATGGACAGATAGATAAAGTGTAGCGATCATTTCGTTATCtccataattcatttttatcagCATTTTATTGAGGTAGATCATCATTGTATTCATGAACTACTGAGCGAGAAGAAATGCGAAGCTCGTTTACAAGTTGAAAAAGTGCCGTAGAGATAATTTGAAAAGCTGTGCTAATGTCTACTGTCAAGTTAAATTATTTTGTTGTACTGTGATCGCCAATGGAACGATTTtttcttcacaaaaaaaaaagttctattggGCAAATTGTTGTTGTTCATTGTACtttcaacagttttttttataaaactacTATTTTGTATCCGAATTTGTAAACAGTGCAAcctcatgaattttaaccatcgcAAATCTCGATTCCGATTGAGAAGCCTGCCAAACACAATATACCCCCTCACTGCATTCCACACGCACATAATCATTCTCCACGCTGAATGCATTTAGATGTCACTGAATGTATGTTGCATTTATGCATTCAACACCGTTGCACCGTTGAATAATTACTCTCGTAAGCAGAACCTGGAATCGGTGCATCATCATCACGCAGCTACTTTGTTTAACCGTTTTGCACGGCTATCAGCTATCAGTGCCAGAACTGTTCCACAGTTTTggttttgtttacaatttaTCGTGACGATTGTGGGAAGCTCAGTCGGCGGTTTGCCTTCGTCATCAGCAGTTCTGGGGAATTCCGCCGACAATCCAGTCGTCAAGTTCCATATTTCCGTGTGCTCGTGTTCGTGCTGTTCACACCATGTATTCCCCAAATCCCAATCCATACACCCCGATCGATCCTAGCTCATTCGGACTAGACCCAGGACCTCCGTACCCGGTATATCCGGCAGCCGACATGTCCCACGGCTATAATTCAAAATATGGACCGGCACCTTCAGGATTTGGCTTCGGAGGAACCGGTGGGCACGGAAGTGCCTACGGTCCGCCTGGGCCTTCTTCCGGCGGATACGATTACCATGCTCCACATCCGCATTCATATCAACCCCCACACCCGATTCCCTTCATTAAGTTCAGCCCGAAGTCCGGGAGAAAGGGAAAAGGAGCCGCACTTTCGGCTCTCACCTTACTGgcttttctctattttttaaaCCTGCTACAAAGCTGCCTAAAGGAACACATGGAAACTATGAATCCGACTGTAACTAAGCGAGACTGATTCCGTCCGATTCCCAACAATTTACTGATCGTATTTGTAGGTCATGGTGATGACTGCTGGTGCCACCAGACGAAAGGATGCCGGGGAGATTCTGCTGAGCGATAAAGATTCCACGGTTGGCGAATATGCAGCTGTCGATGGATACGGAGTGAATGATGAGAAGTTTCGACCCATTACTTCCGGATGGAATCATATGCCTGTGGCCGGCTCCGAAGGGAATGAAAAACATGGATATGAATATCACAAGCATAGTGCAGGAAGTGAATGGTTTCGAAAAGATGGTGGTAGAAAAGATAATAGTGATTACTATCAGTGAAAAGCGAAGCGTAGCCCTGTATTTATTGAAGCTAGGAAAAAAGGAAgctatattttaaataattgagATACTTGTTGTGTGTTAATGAGAAGCTTTTTTTAACAAATATGATTTAACTGGCTTGAAATTAAACCTTTCATTCAAATCAGAACTCTAAAGATACCAAACTCTATTGAACTATCCACAGCCAGCACAATCACTACTCAAATAGATTTTCGGTTTTGGTATgaatttaacatttttatttagcAAAAAAGGAGCTCTCAAAAGCTAAAACGGAATGGCTTCTGTTTTATCATTCAGAAATCTCTAAACGAATAATGGGCAGCACACTATGGGGTATTTCCATACAAGCAAACGGACGAAAATACGTTCATCATTATTTAAAAACATCAGGTATTCTTTCTACTTGTTTTTATCGAAATAAGTTGCTCAAGTTGCAAATTTTGATAgaggtgtgttttttttatatgagaagaAGAAATTATATTTGGAAGAAGAAATTATATTTGGAGAAATTATATTTGGAAATTATATTCGGGATTCAGTCCCTCAGACTTTTGTGAAAAGTGGTGGttatgttctttatcgcaaaacattagacatgtttttttttattttttcggtagggtgaccatttccaattAAGGGCTTTCCGAGGAACCaactttttcctgttttttccaaaaatggcttttttcaaaaatccataacTTTTGGATCACTGAACcgtttcagatgatcgacatatcaaattgaagccaaagaACTAGCTTACAAAACTtgcaaaaacaatggattttgttttcgtaattatttattgtagttgtttttgttgttttcatggctttggaatagagggcaccatattttttatatttttccataCCTCATACCTTACATACcttgatatcagagatgctatttttctcgtttttgagatatgatttttcaaagttgattccatttttccccttttatcccaaaatgactttttgcaaaacaTCATAAGATTTTAACTACTTAACCGATttcgatgatcgacatattaaattgaagccaacaaGGTAACCTTCTTTAAATATCACAAGTGTGAGAAgactggattctagtcgcataggtctagtctagtcaaatAGGAATATTGGACGAAGAcgtaaaacatgttaaatttgaaaaatcatatctcaaaaacgaaaaaaaaacatctatgatatcaagatatgttatgtagaaaatccTTAGGTTTccagaagaaatataaaaaaatgtagcgctctctatctttagccgagaaaactatgaaaaactgactcaatcgataattacaaaaacgaaaatccatttttttttctccaaaagtaatattttttcaaagcaaaCCAATTCagaagcttcaatttaatatgtcgatcatctgaatcggttcagtagttcagaagttataaatttttgtaatggaaaaaaggtgaaaaaaattttttatcgaACCTTTGGTTAACTTTGGGAAATCATatcataaaaacgaaaaaaaaatagcatctctgatatcgagatatgttatgtaaaaaatactcagttttcaagaaaaaatataagaaaatatagcGCCAATGTCGCCAATGTCGCCAATGTCAATGTCAAAACGTTAAACCAGAGATCGATACATGAGATGTGTttatatttgtacaattcagacgctgtctAGACAGACTAACATTGGTTAAGTTAGCTTTGATGTTtagctccatattttcagtacttaATGAGAGACGAATATGCATTCTCGTAGAACTTCAGAAAAAGATATTTtcccacatctctttctctctgaaaaataattttcggtgaaaaggaagatacaaaaatttgaacactgcacaactcatcgaaaactagattgattgactgaatactTATTTCGCAGCTTCGCGAGAATCTCTGCGTTAgacaaaatcaacattttcatcatggTGAAGTACACGAACGAGCGACActtaataattatcaaaaattactaccgaaattTGGAATTGGTGGTTGCTACTTCAAGAGTGTTTACTCCTATTTCGGCCGTAATAATCGCCCCAGTCTGCAGTCTGtacatacccagcaaacattgaatcgtaTAACAAGCGGCGTCTATACTGCATAATTTACCTCATATTTTaggtggtatatgatgcaccTAACTTACAtgtacatgcaaaagtggaggcgatatacattaGAGTGTTAATGCATGTATGGGGAAAAAGAtcttacaattttcaaaaatttatgaaatgggggtaagatggacatgttaaaaagaacttcaattgtatcgttggaaactcatgttttctaaaacttaaaagcagtttcttacagttcaatatactggttttcgaaataactggccaaattttttataaaaaagtgtttttccatgttttttaattGAAGTTAGAACACGTCGAAAAGTAGAACCtgtttatcgatgcgggtataatggacatgtagtggggggaatatggacaggttcataaaaTATAAATCGCTCgcaagaggaataatttcgctctctctctctcagtgtttgtgtgtctagaaactgaaatagaacaaaaaatgaaagcaatagaaaaaagagttgaatattcttcgcttcactttccatcatacattggatgtgattatggttGTGACTGTCCAtctcaaccccaccagtgcaattatttcaataatttaaatttaccacttacgaatgaattaacttttccgtacatacacccaaaattgatttttagctcgtgttttgtcatcccgatttattacattgaatgagacataacataacagaaaatgtcatgactctcaaatactggtaagcatttgtataatgtaggggaagtgggggtatAGTGGACACCCTAAGGAATAGggccatttccagcgcccacatgccgatttaattcccgtttctcgaagaacattatagttcaactcattgtccttcaagatagcaaacggcttttactataaaaattcaaaatagtacacttttcatcattagaaaagaaggtgaaaaatcgaactttttttttgcttggaggtaaagtggtcacctagtgggggcaaagtggtcaccgcacatatcaagctaaatgggatacattaatggttttttttcgtccaaatttgttcaaatcatatttgtgatagtaggtacatgtatgaaataagcttggcctattcacctagagtctcagtttaaattttctcttgcatgcaaaaacgtagtaggaaacacataacgttccgcataatgaggcttggtttagttggagtgccatATTTATCCagagtcaaagccacaaaaggatcttcttcaagagcagaatatgATGATatatatatcagctttagtaaacagaacattgtaagttgttactcatctatgaccactttgcccccaaacatgaaaatattttatatgctaattaatcgctgagattaaacaaaatatctgttcacctctcctagaatatgttaaCAGTCATCCAaattgatgatttgtccaacatatcagattgaataaactaaatttcatgagaaattccttagataccattcgcacagaactacggccaaaTGTCTATCGCgaaagtaatttctgtttttatttgtattttgacatgcgacagctctactgaagtgcAGGGTgattcaaaagtcattaaattcttcaaacataaggggAATTTTAATACGGCATATAtcgtcaatagttatactaccaaacaagcaggtgaccactttgctccccatgaccaatttgcccccactacccctacatggtacagcaatataagaatgatacgagcgagcgaaacaacagacaaataagctttccacatactttgccacattcacggcccagaccgagttagatattgctctccttcatgcgctcctttttgacgtaggacttcttctttcatttctataccgaaaCTTTGACTTtataagtttcgaaaatgaaagcgttacgccggagaccgagattttgagcgttaatagctcctaaacaactgaacgaaatggtatgatgaacacttcattcgaaagataaaatgtctacgcgttatatacttgttatttTTTGATCGAAAAACTTGGGTTCAGTCCGTCAAACGTAActgaagagagaaagagagagcttAAATCGTAAGTCCCCACTCCTTTTCCTGTTCGGGTGCAGCACTACACACAAATATAGCTTCCCGACCGAGGACGAGTCGTTATTCAACCGTCGAGCAAGTAGCAAGGGCAAAGTGCAAATCCAGAGCAAATAGCAAGAGTAGCAACTTATTGCAAAAGTAGCCATAACATCAGCAGCAGATTTTCTACCGGAGTGCAATTCTACCAGCAAAAGAATAATGGCGCATTCGCATGCGcattaatcgcataagtgtaaaTAAAGTGTATATATTAGTATTCAGTGATTATGATTATAATGAATAAAGTGTAAATAGTACTCAAACACCATGTGTTCATTCTGCACTGCTCAAACCCTTTCCGAAGCACATCCCAAAAGGTTAGGCCTTTCACAGCACGGAGCGGAGCCACAAGGGATCCCACCCGTCGACTAAAGCGTGTGAAACACGAGGGTTTCTTCCACGCACCCGTTGTATCCATGAGTGGAACAACATCAAACATATACAGTCCACCTCACagttcccagcagacggaacaacttgtttcaataacctTAGAATTAAGctagcgccgctcggaaatccgctcagttataattgaacaactaattattttcttccgaattccattcacGTTATCTTCATATCCATTTTAACATACCCTTTGTGagcttattctcgagtatttttattaaagctggctggctgtttgagttttcaaaaaatcagacaatgaaatcaaccactttgtttgaaaacagaattttctcgtctaaacatcaataactttcgcttttacaggttcggtagtacctgatggctataatgaacctagtaaaaacaaaacatctgcaatatcatcgtgatcgatgcttccgttgacctacaacccttaattgttaaatcatgctgaatattgtccttaaaaattcatgccgattctaaggaaaaaacccAAAGGATATTTTTGTAGGCATACATCTTTTCCatcatagatgcaccgttttttcctgaatatttcagcatccttcatgcaacaTGAGAATTtcatcctctcagaacttatgctatacagtatctggtgtgtaaggcgggtggagttttagaagtaccctagaagcgttctggatcgttgattttcatacgttcagctgctagcagttcagctgctagcagttgttggaattcatcgaaactagttgaaGTAGTtgagttggaattcatcgaaactagtagTAGGTAaaagctcatgatacagattttcttccagtcctaccagacccagccataactttcttcaagcgaaaacctgcttcggggttccattcacttgctaagatttttttttaaatcaacatTCTTGTATatgatttgccctttacaattcactacaaatatgtattttcgtcgcgtttatgaaacgaatcgcagattgagataagt
Protein-coding sequences here:
- the LOC129763107 gene encoding uncharacterized protein LOC129763107; the protein is MYSPNPNPYTPIDPSSFGLDPGPPYPVYPAADMSHGYNSKYGPAPSGFGFGGTGGHGSAYGPPGPSSGGYDYHAPHPHSYQPPHPIPFIKFSPKSGRKGKGAALSALTLLAFLYFLNLLQSCLKEHMETMNPTVMVMTAGATRRKDAGEILLSDKDSTVGEYAAVDGYGVNDEKFRPITSGWNHMPVAGSEGNEKHGYEYHKHSAGSEWFRKDGGRKDNSDYYQ